The genomic interval TTCCGCGATATGCACCGGACCGACCAGCCGGAGCCGGTTGCGATCCATCGTACGGCCCTCCTCAGACGCTATCTCGCAAGCGATTTGCCAGTTGGTCGATAGCGCGTCGAAGCCGTCGGCGTTAGTAGCCGCCACGCAGAGCATCCCGAAGCCGTACTTACCCGCGGCGCGACCACCTGAGGGACTAACAGCACTAGCCACCGCAATCTCGGGATGCGGCTTGGTGTAAGGCATCAGGTGCGCTCGCGCATTGACGAGGTTGTACCAGTCGGACTTCTCGGTGACGGTCTCACCATTGAACAGGCGCATGATGACCTTGATGCCTTCCAGCATGCGATCGCGCTGAGTCATCGGATCGATACCGAGCATCATGGCGTCGGAGGGTAGCAGGCCGGGGCCAACGCCCAGCATCACGCGGCCGCGCGTCTGATGATCAAGCTGGATAATCCGATTCGCGGTCATCAACGGGCTGTGATACGGCAGCGACACGACGCCGGTGCCGAGGCGGATTTTTTTGGTGCGCTCGGCCGCCGCGGCGATAAAGACCTCGGGCGATGCGATAATCTCGAAGCCCGCCGAATGATGCTCGCCGATCCAGGCTTCTTCATAGCCGAACCGGTCCAGGTTCTCGATCAATTCGAGGTCGCGGTGAATCGCTTCGGTCGGGTCCTGATCGAGCGGGTGGAACGGGGCCAGAAAGATACCATTACGCATCGGGATGGTACGGGTCATGAGTGGTTATCTCCTTCGTCCTGCGGCGGATCTAGCGGATCTAATCGTTGAGTATATATTGCCTTGCGTCGATTGCCATCTACGCGGAATTCGCCAATTCGCTAAGCTGCCGGAACAATATGCACCGGCGTGCGGCCGTGAAGTTCGATCGGCAGAGACGCGGCGCCGGAGTTATCGGCGGCGAACGGATGCTCGGCGCCATTGCGCATCACGTACTTCGCACCCGGGCGCAAGCGCTCGATCCTGATCTGCTGCGCGGTGGACTCGGCGCCGGGATACAGCACCAGGTCGAGGTCGTCGCCGTCGCTGAATGCGCGCGCTACCAGCACGTCGGGATACTTCGCGTCGGCGAGAATCGGCCCGCGTAGCGCCGCTTCGGGCGGACCCTGCATCACGGTGTTGCGGAAGTCGTCGCGGCGATGAATTCGCGCGCGCACCGCGGTGATGTTCGACAGGTTGGACATCTTCGAGTAGCGCAAGATGCCGCGTTCGTCGGTACGTCCGCAATCCTGGTCGAGCGCGCGCTCTGCCGCGTCGGCGGTGTCGTAATCGCCGAACTCGCGCGCCGAATCCATGATCATCGCATAGGCGCCGCCGAAGCCCGGCCGATAGTTGCCGAAGTCGAAGCCGCGACCTTTCAGGACCACGCGCTTAGCGCCGGCTGGATCCGGCTTGATGATGTACTGCAGTTCCTTGCGGCCAATCGCCCACATCCGCTGCGCGCGCTGGGGCGCGAAACAATTCTCGAATCCGGCAAAGCCGGCCTCGCCCGCCGGGAACGGAAAGCGGATGCCCGTCAGCGACGAGCGGAGCCCGATCACGCTGCCGCTGTAGTCGGTAAATTCAGTGTCGAGATTATGCAGCCATCGCTCGAGCGTCGCCGCAGTGTAGGAAGTCCCAAACAGGCGATCGTAGATCGCGAGCGAGGTCATGCCGTAGTGATTGCAGATCGGATAGACCCAGTTAGGCTCGCACGGATAGAGGCAAAACTCGGAATCGAGGAAGTTCTTCAGCACCGACTGCTCGATGCTATGAACGTCGTGATGGAAAACGCGATGCTTGTTCAGGCGGAACGGCAAGCTGCCCGGCTCCGCGTAGCGGCGATCGCCGGTATTCGACATGTACATGCATAGCTGGATGCCGAGCCATCCGGTGAGCATGATGTTATCGCGCGCCGCGGGATCGGGATTGGTCACGTTCAGATGACCCCAGGCCGACTCATAGACCCAGTAGCCCCAAATCTGCCGCTGCAGGTAAAGGTCGATCAAGTTGCGTTGCGCCTGCGACAGGTAGCCGTGGAAGCTAGGCGCATAGTTGCATTGCAGCATCCCCAGCATGTAGCCGAGCGAATTAATCTGATAGCGCAAGGCGGAAGTCTGGAACTGGTCCACCTTATCGAAGCCGTTGATTTCGCCGACCGGCTGCAAGGCGCGATCGAATCCGTAGCGGAGCGCCGAGAGATCCTCGGGCGTTAGTTCGCGCTCGATGGGTGAAGGCACTGGCGCGGCTATCGCGGCAGCTTCAGCGATCGCGTCGGGCAGGTAGCGATTGCGAGCTTCGAGCTTCGCGAGTTCCGCAGTTTTGCGCGCGCTGTATCGGCTATAGGCATAGATGCCGGCGCCAGCAACCATAGCCGCAAGCAGGAAAGGCGCCGGCGTCCAAATCGAGTCGCCAGTCATGCTGCCGGCGGCCGGCGCCGCTCCCAGCCACACGATTATCGGCGCTATCACCATCCCGGCGCCGAACCATGCAAACACCGCAAGGCCAAACAGCGCAAGCGTGATCGGAAACAGCAGGATCGCCCATCCACCGACGGCGACGAAACCGCCGCCCGGTATCCAGAGGCCAAGGCCCGCCACCTGGGTGGCAGCCGATGCGTTGAACAGGATCGGCAGGATACCCAGCAGCAGCATCGCAGCGTAAATCAGCGCGGTGCGGCGATGCCGTGCGGTGGTGACCGGTCCGACGATCGCTTGTCTGCGGATGAAGGGCTGAACGATTTCGCGCGGTATAACTGCCATGATTTCTCTCCTGAAGAAATTTCAATCAACGCGCGGGCGTTAGGGCCGGGCCACGCGAGACCTCTGCGCTAGCGAGCTGCGATGCATGGTGATGAGCAGCGTGATGATGCGCGCGGATGCCGTAGATTCCGCCGATTGCGAGCGCCACCTCGAGCGACGCGGCAATCGCGATCCAGCGGATACTGCGGCGGCCCGAGAACGCGCGGCCCGCGCCGGGCGCCGGCGAACCAGCGCCGTCGAGGCGCCACGCGGTCGCAGCGTTATCGGGCACAATCGCAGCGTCGCGCCGCAGCACGAATCGCTTGAAGCCGTCGAGCCCGATCAGAATCTGGCCCACGATGAACGCGGCGAATGCGCAGCACGGCATGATCTGGTCCCCTAAAACTCCCCAGCGATCTTTTTCCCATAGGCGGGCGGCTCTTGTCCAATTCGAGCCGACGCTGCGCAGGCGAAGAATCCCGGCGTTCGTAAAAGCTGGCCTCCGCTCCGAAGCTAACCTGCTGCATTGCTCTTTTGGCAGCGGTCTTATTTGCGATCGTTCTTGATCGCAGATTGCCACATCTTCTGCAGATTCTTCAGGCCATCTTCGAAGGTCTTGCGATACTCCTTGGCCTGCTTGATAGCTTCCTTGCCAAGTCCGCTCTCGCGAAGCGACTTGGTGAACGACTCATTAGCCGTGCGCCATTCCTCGATCCACGATTCCAGTTGGCTTGCGGTTCTTTTCGACTCGGGCTTGCCTTCCTTGTCCGATTGAGACTTCGACGGCGTGAGCAAGTTGCGAACTTGCCGTTCCCAGGCCGTGAAGCTCTGATCGATCGCGGCGACATAGCCGTCCTTCGCCGAGCGCGCCATGCTGATCCAGCGTTCAACTTGGCGCTCGGCATCCGGGATTCGACGTTTGCCCAGGTCGCTTATCGCATTGCCGATAGTTGAGAGGCCGTCCTCGTATGCGCGCGTGATGTCGCGCAGCACCTTGCCAATTCCGCTCGACTCGTCCACTGGGATGAACTCCTTTGCACCGCCTAACAGCGCGCTTAGGTTTCGATTACCACTCGTTTCGATTGATCGCCTATTCTGTCGTAACAAAAAGGCGCGCAAATCCCAACCGCAATCGCTTTCATCGCACGCCGCGGTTTCACTGCGGCGACGTGCGTGATAATTCCCCAAGCGAGACACCGCCTGCCCGGAGGTTCGCGATGAAAGCTGCCGTCTATTACAAGAATGGCGATCCGAGCGTCCTTAAATACGAAGACGTCCCGGATCCCGTATGCCATCCGAAAGGAGTTGTGATTCGCGTCGAGGCGGTCAGTATCGAGGGCGGCGACACGCTCAATCGATGGCGCGGTGCGTTGCTGACGACTCCGCATATCGTCGGCTACCAGGCCGGCGGCGAGATCGTCGAGGTCGGCGCGGACGTGACCCATCTTCGCGTCGGCCAGAAGGTCACGACCGTGTTCGGCGCCGGATCGCACGCAGAGTTGCGCGCGGTGCCGGCGCGCAATGCGTGGCCGATACCCGCGGGCTTCGACGTGAAACTGGGCGCGGCGATTCCTGTCCCGTTCGGCACCGCAGACGATTGCCTGTTCGAATTCGGCCATCTGAAAGCCGGCGAAACGGTGCTGGTGCAAGCCGGCGCGAGCGGTGTGGGCGTCGCCGCGATCCAGCTAGCCAAGCGCGCGGGCGCGACCGTGTTTGCGACGGCCTCGAGCGACGAGCGGCTCGAACGGTTGCGGCCGCTCGGGATGGATCACGGAATCAACTACCGAACCGGCGACGTGGCCAAATCAGTGAGGAGCTTGACCAATAACAAAGGCGTCAACCTGGTAGTCGATCCAGTTGGCGGATCGACGCTGCAAAGCAGCATCATGTCGCTCGCTTACCGTGGCCGCATCTCGATGGTAGGCGCGGCCGGGCGAGAAGCGATGACTGTGGACGTGTCACCGCTGATGGCGGGCAATAGTTCCTTGACCGGAGTTTTCCTCGGCGCCGAGTTGACGACCGATCGCGCGCATAACATGATCCAGCGCCTGGTCGATGAAGCGGCGCGCGGCGAGTTCAAGGTGGTTATCGATCGAACCTTTCCACTTTCAGAGGCGGCCGCAGCCCACACCTATATCGAGAGCAGGCAGGCGGTCGGCCGCGTGCTGCTGATTCCTTAAAGGTGTGAGATGCGCGCCGCCCCCGAGTGGATGCGGTCAGGAGGCGAAAATCTCCTCGAAGAAAGCAGCCATCTGTTTCCATGATCGCTCGTCGACCTGCTTGTTGTATCCTATGCCCGGCATGTTGAGGCTGTCGGAAATCGGATTGGTAAAGCTGTGCTTGGCGTTGCCGTAAGTCAGGACCTGCCAGTCCGCGCCCGCCTTGGTCATCTCGGCTTCGAACGCGTTGACCTGATCGACCGGGATCATGGTGTCGTTGGCGCCGGTGAGCACGAGGACCTTGGCCTTCACCTGTCCAGCCTCGGCGGGACGCTGCGTCTGCAGGCCGCCATGAAAGCTGACGATCCCGCGAAGCGGAGCGCCGTCGCGAGCTAGTTCCAGAGTGAAGGTGCCGCCCATACAGAACCCAATAGCAGCCAGGCGGCTTGCATCGACGTTGGGAAGCGAGGCCAGCTTGTCGAGCGCCGCGCGTCCGCGCCCGCGAAACTTCTTCGGATCCGAAAACAGCGGCATCGCATGCTTCATCGCCTCTGGCAGGTCGGCTAACTCGATACCATTGCCGTAAGGATCGCCGGCGAAAGCGACATAGCCAAGTTCGGCGAGCCGTTCGGCGCGACTCTTGGCGTGCGCGCCAAGGCCGAATGCCTCAGGCATCACGAGGACACCCGGGCGCTTGCCGGTTTTGCGCTCATCGACGGCGTGATAGCCGCGAAGCGTTACGTCTCCATCCTTGTACTCGATCGTCTCAGTCTTCATGCAACTCTCCTGCGCGAGTGTAAGTAGCTGTCAGTCTTTTAGCTTAATTTCACGATTGTGGCAGCTTGATCAAGGCTTCGCCGGGGGCCGGGACCTCCTGCATTCGCAAGGTGGTGTCGTTGTCGAACTCGAGATGCAGCGCGCGGAGCATCATGCCGTGCATGCGATAGGTGGTGATCACGTAAAACAGCTCGACGATCTGCTCGTCGCTCAGGTGACGTTTTAGTTCGGCGAAGGTTGCGTCCTCGACCAGGTTTCGTCCGATAAGCTCGTCGGTGGCGGCCATGACGGCGCGCTCCGCCGGAGAGTACGCGGAGGATGTCGTCCAGTTTTTGATAGCCGCGAGCTTTTCCTCCGGCATCCCGATCATGCGTGAGACCTTGTGATGCTGCGAGTACTCGAATTTGCAATCGCCCACAATCGCGTTGCGGAGAATCGCGAGCTCGCGCAGGACCGGATCGAGCTTGCGGCCTGGCGCCAGCAGCCCCCACACGATCTCCGTCGAGAGCTTGAAGATGTCGGGCACGAGCGCGAGCGTCGTCCAGTAGTCGCCACGGGTGCCGGTGGTCGTGCCCGGTTCGGCGACCGGATCGCGGTCACCAAAAATCTGCTGATATATTTTCCGCGTCTCGGGAGTCGCTTCCGCGAGGCCTACCTCTCGTACCCGATCACCCATATCTTCCTCCGCAAGTGCAGGCCTTTACGACAAGATCATGCCTCAAGAACGCAATCGATGCGAACAATCTGCTCCGCGTGACAGTCGCGCGCCGCGAAGTCCAGCTAAAAATCGAGGCCCAACTGCTTCACCGATGCCTTGATTCGCACCTTGAGTTCGGCGTCCTGCTGATTGAGATCGCGCGTGTAGCAGCAAAACTCGAGTTGGATGCCGTTGGGATCCTTGAAGTAGATCGATTTGGCCCAATCATGGTCGAAGACTTCGGTGACCTTTACGCCCTTGTCGATCAGTTCCTGGCGTTTCTGTTCGAGCGCGCCTTCGCTGCCCGCTTCGAAAGCGAAATGATAGAAAGCGCTCGGCAAGCCCAGTCCGCGATTGATGCCCGCGTCGTACTCCGCAGGAATTCCCGGAACGTCGCGCGCTTCCATGAACGCGATCAACTGGTCGCGGCCGCAATCGATGATCGCGTGGCGAATCTGGCCGCCTTCCTTGATCTCGATCGCGTCGAAGCGCACGGTCCTGAAGCCCAGGACGTTTTCGTAAAAGTCCTTGGTCTTATCGAGATCGAGGGTCGATAGTCCGATGTGCGAGAATCCTTTGTTAGCCATTGCGGTCCTCCTGCCGTTAGCGCATCCGAGCCGTTTCTGCCGTGATATCAGCCAGACCTACTCACTCCATGTGCCTAACGGCGGCTGAAGTCAAACCAGATTTGCAGCATCGATTCGCTTACAGCGTAATCTCGCGTCGCAGCAGATCGTCGTCGCGTGAGGAACTGCCCGCGTAGATAGTGTGAGTGCCGGGTTCGAGGCGCCAGCTCTTCGCGGACGCGTCGTACCATCGCAGGCTGTCGAGCGGTACTTCGAATCGAAGAGTCGCGGTTTCGCCGGGTATCAGGCTGACGCGCTTAAATCCACGGAGCAATTTTTTCGGACGATCGACCATCCGGCCGGGGAAGCCGACGTATATCTGCACGATTTCATCGGCCGCGACCTCGCCGAGATTGATCACCGAGACGGAAACGACGATTCCCGCGCGAGAGCGGCGCGCCTTCAACGCACGATAGCCGAAGCGCGCGTAGCTCTGGCCGTAGCCGAAAGCGAACGCCGGCCTGATACCTGATTTTTCGAGCAGGGTGTAACCGTGGTACGGACCGTATTCGATTGACTCCGCATCCCGATCGAAGAACGGCAAATCCGAGGCCGAAGCCGGCACGGTGAACGGCAGCTTGCCCGACGGCGAGACCTCGCCGAACAGAAGTTTCGCCAGCGCGCGGCCGCCCTCCATGCCCGCGTAGAAGGTCTGCATCACTGCGGGGACGTCGTCGATCCATTCGTTCATCAGGACCGGCGATCCTGCGATCACGATCACTACAGTGCGCGGATTGGCCGCGGCGATTGTTTTGATCAACGCGATTTGATCCGGCGAGAGACCGAGATTGTCGCGATCGCCACCGATCGATTTTTGCGGGACCTCGACTCTAACATCGCCCGACATGTCGCCCGGGATGAACTCGCCTTCGTCGCGCGCGGTGTAGCCGACGACCACTACGGCGGCATCGGCAGCTTTGGCGGTTTCGGCAGCCGCATCGGAATCACCTTCGTCGCCGGCAAAGACAACCTTCGCGTCGCCGAGATAGTCCTTCAATCCGTCAAGCGCAGTGACCACATATGGAGGCCAGACGCGGCTCGAGCCGTTGTCACCAGTGTTCGCGATAATCGCGAGGCGGCCGGCCACCGCGACCAGGCGCACCTCGATTTTGTCGAACGGTAACGCGCCATGATTCTTCAGCATCACCGCCGACTTGAGCGCCGCCTCATGAGCGATCGCGCGATGCGCCGGCGACGCGACCAGGTCGATCGAATAATTATCGAGCGGATCTTCGGCGCTTGCGAAGCGGTAGAGCGTAGTCAGGATGCGGCGGCATGCGGTGTCGATCACCTGCGGCTCGATCGCGCCGGATTTTACCGCGGCGAGCAGTTCGGCGCCGAAGTGAATCGGCTCGGGATTCTCGACGTCGAGGCCGGCCGCCGCGGCGTAAGCGCGGTAAACGCCGAGCACCCAATCCGAATGCACAAAGCCGTCGAAGCCCCACTCGCCGCGCAGAATATCGGTAAGCAATTCGCGATTCTGGCCGCAGTACTCGCCGTTCATTTTGTTGTACGCGGACATCACGGAGGCGCATCCCGCGTCGAGGATTCGTTTGAAGTGCGGCAGGTACACTTCGCGCAGCGTGCGCGGATCGATTCGCACGTCGATTTTGAAACGCGCGTTCTCGATCGAGTTCAGCGCGAAGTGTTTCACCGTCGCGACGACGTTATGCGCCTGGATTCCGGTGGCGAGCGCCGCGCCCATCTCGCCGAGATGCCACGGGTCCTCGCCGTAGGTTTCCTGCGCGCGGCCCCACGCCGGATGCCGCAGCAGATTGACGCACACCGCGCCGGAAAAGTTGCATCCTTGCGCGCGCGCCTCGATCCCCATGACCTCGCCGATTCGCCGCTCGAGATCGACGTCGAAGGCCGCGCCGCGCGCCATCGTGCACGGAAAGCAGGTCGAGTTGCCCCGTGCGACGCCGCGCGGACCGTCGGTGAAATATAGTGCAGGGACGGTGAGGCGCTCGCATCCGCCGCCGGCGCGATACGGATGAGCGCTCAGCCGGCCGCCGCTTTCTCGAATCTGCTCGAAGAAGCCGTGACCCGACATCATCGCGATTTTCTCTTCGAGCGTCGCGAGTTCGATGATGCGCGCGACTTGGCCTCCGATCTCGTCGTCGGTGATGCCTTTGCGCGGCAACAGATCCATCGATCGCGTGATCGCCGAGGCTTCAGTCGCCCTTGAATTTCGCCGGACGCTTTTCGAGAAACGCGCGCACTCCTTCGCGGAAATCATTCGAACTGCCCGCGATTCGCTGCGACTGACGTTCGAGATTCAGTTGCTCTTCGTAGGAGTTGTCGAGGCTCTCCCAGTAGAGGCGGCGAATCAGGCTGAGCGCCTTGGTCGGTCCGTTCGCGAGGTCAGCGGCGAGTTCCTTCGCCTTGCCGATCAATTCGGCATCGTCATAGACGCGATTGATCAGTCCCCATTGCAGCGCGGTTTCAGCGGGGAGCTTTTCGCCGAGCAGCGACAACTCCATCGCGCGGGCCTTGCCCAGCAATCGCGGCAAAATCCAGGTCGACCCGCCGTCGGGCACGAGGCCGATACGCCGAAACGCTTGCAGGAAATACGCCGATCGCGCGCACAGCACGAGGTCGCCCATCAGCGCAAAGCTCATTCCGACGCCGGCCGCGGCGCCGTTGACGGCGGTGACGAACGGCATCTGCAGATTGCGGATGCGCCGCAAGAATGGATGATACAGCGTCTCGAGAATTCCGCCCGCGTCTGTCGAGCCGCGCGACTCACCGGAACGCGGCTGCAGGTTGGCGCCGGCGCAGAAGGCGCGGCCCTCGCCTGTCATCACGAGGCATCGCACGCCGTTTTTTGGATTCTCGATTTCGTCGAATGCTTTCATGAGGCCGCCGAGCATCTCGGCCGAAACCGCATTCATCACCTCAGGATGATTCAACGTAACGATGGCGACGTTGCCGTGAAGGTCGAGCTTTGCGCGATCGAATTCCATGCTTTGCTCCGTCATTCGCGAGAGTCGTGCGTCAGCCCTTCGGCAACCCTAACACGCGTTCGCCAATGATGTTGTGCTGAATCTGATTGGTGCCGGCCGCGATCGTGCCGCCGCGCGCCGCGAGCATCCGGTACGACCACTTGCCGTGATCGGGCGCGAACATTGCCTTGTATTCCAACTGGCTGTACGGCCCGAGCAACTCCATCGCGAACAGGCTGATTCGCATGCTGAGTTCGGTGCCCACCAGTTTCATCATCGAGCCTTCGGGTCCGGGCGGCAATCCCTTGAGGCGCCGCGTCAGTTGGCGGAAGCCGGTGAATTTGAGCGCCTGCTGCTCGCAATAAAACTCGGCGATCTTTTGCCGCACGCTCGAATCGTCCCACGCAGTGCCGCTACCGCGCGGAATCGAGTGCGCGAGCGCGACCAGTTCGTGGATCATTCCGCCACCGCCGCCGCCCGAGCCGTTGCGCTCGAACATCAAGGTGGTGATCGCAACCTGCCATCCCTGGTTTTTGTCGGCGACGAGATTTTTTTTCGGCACGCGCACGTCTTCGAAAAAAACTTCGTTGAATCCTTTCGAGCCGGTCATCTGCACCAACGGACGCACGGTGATTCCGGGGGTCCTCATATCGACCAGCAAATAGCTGATGCCCTTATGCTTCGGCGCGTCGGGATCGGTGCGCACCAGCAGGAAAATCCAGTCGCTGTATTGCGCGTTCGAGGTCCAGACTTTCTGGCCGTTGACGACGAAGTAATCGCCATCTTCGATCGCGCGCGTTTGCAGTGACGCGAGGTCCGATCCTGCGCCCGGCTCCGAGTATCCCTGGCACCAGATCTCTTCGCCGGTCAGCACCTTCGGAATGTGCCGATGCTTCTGCTCCTCGGTCCCCCAATGCATCAGCGTTGGCCCGATAAGCCCGACTCCCGAACCGACGTACGGCAACGGCGCGTGCACGCGCGCGAGTTCCTGATGATAGACGATGGTCTGCAGGATGCTCGCGCCGCGGCCGCCGTATTCTTTGGGCCAATCGATACCGGTCCATCCGCCGCTCGCGAGTTTCTTGAACCATGCGACGCGACGATGCCATTCGTCCTCGTCTTCTTCGGAGAATGCTTCGAGTTCCGAAATGGCTTGCTTGGGCGCGTTGAGCTCGAGCCACGCGCGAAATTCCTTGCGGAAGGCTTCATCTTCGGCAGTGAAATTGAAATCCATACGTTCTCCTGGGTTCAATCCTGCGTCCCGATCGCATTGAACAGACTGATCGGATGCCACGCCGCTAACCTAGAGCATCGGAGGTGCGATCGTAAAGCGCGTCAGTGCTTCTCGAGCGCAGCGCCGATCGCATCGAACGCGAGGAACTGTTCATTCTGCATCGGCACGCTCCAGAAATCGTCGTAGGCGCTGGTTTTTACGATTACCATGTCGTATTTCGGCGACACGTAAACGAACTGGAAGAA from Candidatus Binatus sp. carries:
- a CDS encoding enoyl-CoA hydratase/isomerase, producing the protein MEFDRAKLDLHGNVAIVTLNHPEVMNAVSAEMLGGLMKAFDEIENPKNGVRCLVMTGEGRAFCAGANLQPRSGESRGSTDAGGILETLYHPFLRRIRNLQMPFVTAVNGAAAGVGMSFALMGDLVLCARSAYFLQAFRRIGLVPDGGSTWILPRLLGKARAMELSLLGEKLPAETALQWGLINRVYDDAELIGKAKELAADLANGPTKALSLIRRLYWESLDNSYEEQLNLERQSQRIAGSSNDFREGVRAFLEKRPAKFKGD
- a CDS encoding LLM class flavin-dependent oxidoreductase, which encodes MTRTIPMRNGIFLAPFHPLDQDPTEAIHRDLELIENLDRFGYEEAWIGEHHSAGFEIIASPEVFIAAAAERTKKIRLGTGVVSLPYHSPLMTANRIIQLDHQTRGRVMLGVGPGLLPSDAMMLGIDPMTQRDRMLEGIKVIMRLFNGETVTEKSDWYNLVNARAHLMPYTKPHPEIAVASAVSPSGGRAAGKYGFGMLCVAATNADGFDALSTNWQIACEIASEEGRTMDRNRLRLVGPVHIAE
- a CDS encoding VOC family protein, with protein sequence MANKGFSHIGLSTLDLDKTKDFYENVLGFRTVRFDAIEIKEGGQIRHAIIDCGRDQLIAFMEARDVPGIPAEYDAGINRGLGLPSAFYHFAFEAGSEGALEQKRQELIDKGVKVTEVFDHDWAKSIYFKDPNGIQLEFCCYTRDLNQQDAELKVRIKASVKQLGLDF
- a CDS encoding dienelactone hydrolase family protein — protein: MKTETIEYKDGDVTLRGYHAVDERKTGKRPGVLVMPEAFGLGAHAKSRAERLAELGYVAFAGDPYGNGIELADLPEAMKHAMPLFSDPKKFRGRGRAALDKLASLPNVDASRLAAIGFCMGGTFTLELARDGAPLRGIVSFHGGLQTQRPAEAGQVKAKVLVLTGANDTMIPVDQVNAFEAEMTKAGADWQVLTYGNAKHSFTNPISDSLNMPGIGYNKQVDERSWKQMAAFFEEIFAS
- a CDS encoding beta-glucosidase; its protein translation is MDLLPRKGITDDEIGGQVARIIELATLEEKIAMMSGHGFFEQIRESGGRLSAHPYRAGGGCERLTVPALYFTDGPRGVARGNSTCFPCTMARGAAFDVDLERRIGEVMGIEARAQGCNFSGAVCVNLLRHPAWGRAQETYGEDPWHLGEMGAALATGIQAHNVVATVKHFALNSIENARFKIDVRIDPRTLREVYLPHFKRILDAGCASVMSAYNKMNGEYCGQNRELLTDILRGEWGFDGFVHSDWVLGVYRAYAAAAGLDVENPEPIHFGAELLAAVKSGAIEPQVIDTACRRILTTLYRFASAEDPLDNYSIDLVASPAHRAIAHEAALKSAVMLKNHGALPFDKIEVRLVAVAGRLAIIANTGDNGSSRVWPPYVVTALDGLKDYLGDAKVVFAGDEGDSDAAAETAKAADAAVVVVGYTARDEGEFIPGDMSGDVRVEVPQKSIGGDRDNLGLSPDQIALIKTIAAANPRTVVIVIAGSPVLMNEWIDDVPAVMQTFYAGMEGGRALAKLLFGEVSPSGKLPFTVPASASDLPFFDRDAESIEYGPYHGYTLLEKSGIRPAFAFGYGQSYARFGYRALKARRSRAGIVVSVSVINLGEVAADEIVQIYVGFPGRMVDRPKKLLRGFKRVSLIPGETATLRFEVPLDSLRWYDASAKSWRLEPGTHTIYAGSSSRDDDLLRREITL
- a CDS encoding acyl-CoA dehydrogenase family protein; protein product: MDFNFTAEDEAFRKEFRAWLELNAPKQAISELEAFSEEDEDEWHRRVAWFKKLASGGWTGIDWPKEYGGRGASILQTIVYHQELARVHAPLPYVGSGVGLIGPTLMHWGTEEQKHRHIPKVLTGEEIWCQGYSEPGAGSDLASLQTRAIEDGDYFVVNGQKVWTSNAQYSDWIFLLVRTDPDAPKHKGISYLLVDMRTPGITVRPLVQMTGSKGFNEVFFEDVRVPKKNLVADKNQGWQVAITTLMFERNGSGGGGGGMIHELVALAHSIPRGSGTAWDDSSVRQKIAEFYCEQQALKFTGFRQLTRRLKGLPPGPEGSMMKLVGTELSMRISLFAMELLGPYSQLEYKAMFAPDHGKWSYRMLAARGGTIAAGTNQIQHNIIGERVLGLPKG
- a CDS encoding carboxymuconolactone decarboxylase family protein yields the protein MGDRVREVGLAEATPETRKIYQQIFGDRDPVAEPGTTTGTRGDYWTTLALVPDIFKLSTEIVWGLLAPGRKLDPVLRELAILRNAIVGDCKFEYSQHHKVSRMIGMPEEKLAAIKNWTTSSAYSPAERAVMAATDELIGRNLVEDATFAELKRHLSDEQIVELFYVITTYRMHGMMLRALHLEFDNDTTLRMQEVPAPGEALIKLPQS
- a CDS encoding zinc-binding dehydrogenase, with product MKAAVYYKNGDPSVLKYEDVPDPVCHPKGVVIRVEAVSIEGGDTLNRWRGALLTTPHIVGYQAGGEIVEVGADVTHLRVGQKVTTVFGAGSHAELRAVPARNAWPIPAGFDVKLGAAIPVPFGTADDCLFEFGHLKAGETVLVQAGASGVGVAAIQLAKRAGATVFATASSDERLERLRPLGMDHGINYRTGDVAKSVRSLTNNKGVNLVVDPVGGSTLQSSIMSLAYRGRISMVGAAGREAMTVDVSPLMAGNSSLTGVFLGAELTTDRAHNMIQRLVDEAARGEFKVVIDRTFPLSEAAAAHTYIESRQAVGRVLLIP